The DNA sequence CCTGGCTGGCAGCACTGAACCACACCGAGGTGCAGCAGCCAGCGCCGACCCTGCTGCACCAGTTGTTCGAGCAACAGGTCGCGGCCCGGCCAGACGCCATCGCGGTCAGCCACGGCGAGGCACAACTTACCTATCAGGCGCTGGAGGCCCGGGCCAACCAGCTGGCGCACCAGCTGCGCCAGGCAGGCCTGGTACCCGGCCAGGCCGTCGGCCTGTTCATCGGCCGCAGCCTGGAGGCAATCGTCGGCATCCTCGGCATTCTCAAGGCCGGTGGCGCCTACCTGCCGCTGGACCCGAGCTACCCGGCCGAGCGCCTCAGCGACATGCTCGAACAGACCCGCGCCGCGCTGCTGCTGAGCCTGAGCAGCCTGGAGAGCCGCCTGCCCCAGGGCGACTACCGCACCCTGTGGCTCGACCGCCTGGCCGAGCACGAGCTGCCCACCCAGCGCCCGGCACCACTGACCGATGGCGACAGCCTGGCCTACCTGATTTTCACCTCCGGCTCTACCGGCCGCCCCAAGGGCGTGATGGTGTCGCACCGCAACGCCGTGCATTCCACCTCGGCGCGCCTGCTCGCCTACCCGGAGCCGCTGCAGGCCTTCCTGCTGGTCTCGGGGCTGGCGTTCGACAGTTCGGTGGCCGGGCTGTTCTGGACCCTGGCCCAGGGTGGGCAGCTGTGCCTGCCGCAGGATGACCAGATGCAGGACGCCCTGGCCCTGGGCCGGCTGATCGCCGCCCAGCAGATCAGCCACACGCTGATGCTGCCTTCGCTGTACGCGCAGGTGCTGGAACAGGGCGCCGAGCACCTGGGCAGCCTGCGCTGCGCCATCGTCGCCGGCGAAGCCTGCCCGGCCAGCCTGGCCCGCCGGCATAAGCAGCAATGCAAGCAGGCGCAGCTGTACAACGAGTACGGCCCGACCGAGGGCACCGTGTGGTGCAGCTATTACCGCGCTCGTGGCGACGAGCACGGCGTGCTGCCGATCGGCAAGGCGATCGCCAACATGCAGGTGCAGGTGCTCGACAGCCACCTGCGCCCGGTGGCTGCCGGGGTTATTGGCGAGATCTACCTCAGCGGCGCCGGCATCACCCAGGGTTACCTGGGCCGTCCGGACCTCACTGCCGAGCGCTTCCTGCATAACCCGCTGAACCCTGGCGCTGGCCTGCTGTACCGCAGCGGTGACCTCGGCCGGGTCAACGCCCAGGGCGACATCGAGTTCCTCGGCCGCCTCGACGACCAGGTCAAGATTCGCGGTTTCCGTATCGAGCTGGGCGAGATCGAAGCACGCCTGCTCAGCCACCCCGGGGTGCGCGAGGCGGCAGTAGTCGCCCGCGCCAACGATGCCGGCGACACGGAACTGGTCGCCTATGTGGTCGCCCGCGATGCCTGCCCCGGGGCCATCGCCCTGCAGGCGCACCTGGGCCTGCAGATGCCCGAGCACATGGTGCCGAACACCTACGTGATGCTCGGCGCCTTGCCGCTGACCCCGAACGGCAAGCTCGACCGCAAGGCCCTGCCGGCACCGGTGCGTGAGCGCCGGGCCAGCTACCGTGCACCGCGCAACGAGCACGAAGCCGCGCTGGCGGCGCTGTGGGCCGAGGTACTGGGGGTCGAGCAGGTGGGCCTGGACGACAACTTCTTCGAACTGGGTGGCCACTCGCTGACCGCCACCCGGCTGGTCTCGCGCCTGCGCAGCAGCCTGGGCATCGAAGTGCCGGTGCGGGCGCTGTTCCAGCATTCCACCCTGGGCGCGTTCGCCGAGCAGGCCTTGCCCAAGGCCGAAGCATCGACACTGCCGCCGATCCGTGCACAGCAGCGCCAGGCGCCTTTGCGCCTGTCCTTTGCCCAAGAGCGCCTGTGGCTGTTCGACCGCCTGCACCCTGGCAGCACCACCTACAACGTCCCCGAGGCGGTACGCCTGCGTGGCGCGCTCGACCTGCCGGCCCTGGAGCGCAGCTTCAGCGTGCTGCTGCAGCGTCACGAAAGCCTGCGCACCACCTTCATGCTGGACGGTGCCGTGCCGGTGCAGCAGGTGCAACCTGCCGAAGCCTTTACCCTGGGCCTGATCGACCTGAGCCGTTTGCCTGCCCCGCAGCGCGACCTGCGCCTGCACCAGGAACTCAAGGCCAAGGCCGCGCAGCGCTTCGATCTGGAGCAGGGGCCGCTGCTGTGCGCCGGGCTGATACGCCTGGCCGCCGACGAGCATGTGCTGTGGCTGACCCTGCACCATATCGTGTTCGATGGCTGGTCGATGCGCGTGTTCACCCGCGAGCTGGTCGCGCTGTACAGCGCCTTCAGCAACGGCCAGCCCTCGCCGCTGGCCGAGCCGCAGTTGCAGTACGCCGACTTCGCCCAATGGCAGCGCCGCGAGCTGACCCCGACGGTACTCAAGCCGCAGCTGGACTTCTGGCTACGCCACCTGGGCCAGGACCGCAGCCTGCTGCAGTTGCCGTGCATGCTGCCGCGCCCGGCCCTGCCCAGCCATCGCGGCGCCGAGCACAGCCTGGTGCTCGGCCCGCAACTGACCCAGGCCCTGCACGCCTACAGCCGCGAACAGGGCTGCACGCTGTTCATGACCTTGTTGGCGGCGTTCAACGTGTTGCTGGCTGGCCACAGCCGGCAGTCGGCAATTCGCATCGGCATCCCCATCGCCAACCGCCACCACCAGGCGCTGGAGGGGCTGGTGGGCTTCTTCGTCAACACCCTGGCGCTGCGCACCGACCTTTCGGGCAACCCGCATTTCGACAGTGTGCTGCACCAGGTGCGCGACAACCTGCTGCATGCCCATGCCAACCAGGACCTGCCGTTCGAGCAATTGCTGCAGGCCCTGCCAGGCGCCCAGCAACACGCCGTGCCGCTGATCCAGGTGATGTTCGACCTGCACCAGGAGCGCAACCTGCGCTCTTCGGCGTTCGGCAACCTGAGCATCGAACCGTTGCAGCAAGAGCACGGCAAGTGCAGCACCTTGTTCGACCTGATGCTGGATGTCAGCGAACGCGAAGAGGGGCTGATCGCGACCTTCACCTACGCCACCGACCTGTTCCTGCCGGCCAGTATCGAGGCGTTGGGCGAAGACCTGCGGGCCCTGCTCGAAGCCCTGCCCGGCCAGCCGGCGGCTTCGTTCGAGGCGCTGGTGCAGCGCCTGCAGCCACAGCCGCTGGCTCAGACCGGGCAGCGTCCGGCGGCCCGCGAACAGTTGGCAGCATTGTTGTGCGAGGTGCTGGAGCTCGCGACGCTGGATGAACAGGCGCAGTTCTTCGAGGTGGGCGGCAGCTCGCTCAAGGCCGTGCTGCTGTGCGCGCGGGTACAGCAGATGTGGGGGACCCAGGTACCCGCCAGCCTGGTGTTTCTCAACCCGCAACTGGGTGATTTGCTGAACGTGCTGAGCCGCTACAGCCACGCCTGACGAGCAGCTGCGGGGCACTGTCCCCGCAGGTGATCGCGGATAAATCCGCTCCTACAGGTCCGGCGTCGGCCCGAAGCCGGCGCGGTTCACATGTGTAGGAGCGGATTTATCCGCGATGCAGGCAACGCGGAGGATGGCACCGGCCTTGCCGGTGATCGCGGCTGAAGCCGGTCCTCCTGACGGTGGGCAAAAAAACCAATTTCAGGCGCGCAGCCAGTACAGCAGCAGGGCCACAGCCAGGCCACACGGCAGCAACGCAAGCACCCAGAACAGCGCCCCCATGGCCAGCCCCAGGTCCCCCATGCTCACCAACAGGGCCAGCGCCGATAGCAGCAGCGCCACCAGCCGCAAGCCTCGCGTGCCGGGAAACCGCCGTGGCTGCATTACCCCCTGCCAATGCTGCGCCTGGCTCAGGGCCAGGGCCGACAGCCCCAGCAGTTGCAAACCCAGCGCTGCTACGCTGAGCAGCCCTTCAAGCATCCTTGACCTCCGCCAACCGATGCACCAACACCGCGCGTCGTCGCAAGCGCCAGCCCAGGCAGCCAGCCAGCACCGCGCAGGCCAGCAGCACCAGGTCGACCCCGGCTACCGCCCACAGGCCCTGGCCAAGCGCGCGCAGCAGATGATCACCAGTGCTCCAGGCATTGGCCAGCACCGCCAGCAACGCCAGGGCAGCGATCGCCAGGCACTGGCTGGCCCACGGGGCACGAGCATGCGCGCAGCGGCCGATCGCCCACCAGGCGTGCACGCCAGCCAATAGCCAGACGCCGAAGAATACCTGCACTTCCCAGTCGGCGCGCCCAGCCAGGCCGGAGGGCAAGCAACGGTTGGCCAGCAGCATGCCCAGCGTGGCCAGCGGCATGCCGGTGATCAGTACGCTGCACAGCAGGGTCATCACCAGCGAGCCCCATTCCCGGCCGGGCTGCTGCAGGCGGCGCTTGGCCAACCAGTACAGCAAGCCGCTGGCAAGCATCACGCAACCACTGAGGCCGGCGAAAAAGTACAACGCGCGCAGCGCCGGTTGATGGAAATGCGCCACATGCAGCCCAGCCAGTACATCCAGGGTCGCCGCCGCGGCGGGCAGGCGCGCGGCATGCAGCAAGCGTGCGCTGGCACCATCGAAGTACAGGGTTTGCCCGTCCACACTCAGGCGGTCGGCCACGCTGCGGCTGATCTCGACATAGGCGTTGGCATCGCCGGGATGCCACACCCTGACAAATGCCGGTGCGCCCCCGCCCCACTGTTGGCGGGCCTGGGTCAGCATGCCATCGAGCGAGGCCAGCGGCCCCGGGGTGCCGGTCGCCGGGCGGCTGTAGCCAGCGTCGGCGTGTACCGCGAACTGCCCGGCCTGGCCGGGGTACAGCGCCTCGATGGCCGACGGCAAATACAGCGGAAACAAAATCAGCAGGCCACTCAGCAGGATCAGCGCATGAAACGGCAAGGCCAGCACACCGGTGAGGTTGTGCAGGTCGAGCAGGCGCCGGGGGGCTTTGTTGGCGCGCAGGGTGAACAGGTCCTGGAACAACCGCGCATGGATGCACAGCCCGGCGACCAGGGCGATCAGCCCGACCATGGCGGCCAGCCCCAGCAGCCGGGTACCGAGGTTCCAGGCCTGGAGGTTCAGGGTGTAGTGCAAACGGTAGAAGAAGTCGCCGCCACGGCTGCCGGCCACCTCCAGCGCGCCCTGCCTGTCTGGCAGCAGAAAGCGGCTGAAGCCTTCGCGCTCGACACTCCAGGCCTGGAAGCGCACCAGCGGACGGCGGGCATCGGGCAATTCGACATACCACTGCAACAGCGCCTTGCCGTCGCTCAGGCTGGCCACCTGGGGCAGCACCTGGCGGTCCAGCGACAACGGTGTGGTGGCCGGCGCCACGCGCAGCGCTGGCAGCATCCAGCTGTCCAGTTCGCGGTCATACAACGCCAGGCTGCCCATGAAGAAGGCGATCAGCAGCAGCCCGGAAAAGCCCACGCCGAGCACCCGGTGCGCCCACAGCATGGCCTGGCGAACACTGTCGAACATCAGCCCGCCTCCGCCAGCAGGTGCTGCAGGGCCAGCAGCGCCAAGGCGATGGTGGTCAGCCGCAGGGCGTTACGCCGGGCACGGCGCGCGCACAACAGCCACAGCACCAGCGCCGGGTACGACATAAAGGCCGCAAGCGAACTACTCAGCACCGCCTCGCTGCGCGCCTGCCCCAGCCAGGCCAGCGCCAACGCGAGCTGGGCGCTGAGCGCCCAGGTGAACAAGTAGGCCAGCAGCATGACCAGCAGCAGCCATAGCGCACGCTGTCGGCCGCGCCTGGCGGCCGTGTTGGATACGGGTCGTTTCAACCGGGCCTCCTTGTTCGGCATCAAGTGCAGCGCGACCAGGGCGCAGCATGCCGCCAGGTCACGCGGCTGTCACGCCTCAGAACTTGGCACGCAGGGTGAACGACACTGCGCGCGGGTCGCCGAAGATGTTGCCATCCTGGAAGGTGTTGATGCGCTGGTAGTACTTCTTGTTGGCCAGGTTGGTACCGAGCAGGTCGGCCGACAGGTTCTCGTTGATCTGGTAACCGATACCGGCATCGTAGAGGGCGTAGCCACTCTGCTGCAGCTTGGTGCCGTGCATGTCGATGCTCGGCACGTTGAGCTTGTTGTAGGTTTCGCTGACCACGCTCACCCCACCCTGCACGCTCCACTTCTCGAACTCGCCCGGCAGCTTGTAGAGGGTCCAGACGCGCAGCATGTTCTTCGGCAGGTAGGTCTGCAGCTGCTCGTTGGGGCTGTCGTAGCGCTTGTAGGTGTGGGTGAAGTTGGCGGTGAGGAACCAGTCCGGGGTCATCTGGCCGCTGACTTCCAGCTCGTAGCCGCGGGTGCGGGCCTTGCCACCGGCCACCACGGCCCGCGACGACGGGTCGTTCATGTCGGGAACGGCACGGTTCTCTTCCTCGATCTGGAACGCCGCCAGCGAGGCATTCACCGCACCGTCGAGGAACTCACCCTTGATCCCCAGCTCGTGCTGCTTGCCTTCGATCGGCTCGAGGATGTTGTTGTTGATGTCCAGGTTGCTGACCGGCTGCGGGTTGAACACTTCGGCGTAGTTGGCATACAGCGAGTAGGTGTCGTTCAGCTGGTAGATCAGCCCGTAGAACGGGGTGAACTTCTGCGACTCGCTCTGGCTGCTTTTTTCCGATGGCGAACCGGCCTCGGGCTGGTGCTGGCTGCGGTGCATGTCGAGCCAGGTGACGCGCCCGCCCAGGACCAGGGTCAGCGGCTCGGCCAGGCTCAGGCGCAGGTTGCCGTAGACCGCCTTGGTGCGGCTGTTGGCGACGTTGGTGGGCAGGCGATCGGAGTCGGGGAACGCCGGGTAAGGGAAGTTCGCCTGCGGGTCATACAAGTCGACATCGCCGAGGTAGCTGGAATAGTAGCCGCCGTTGGAGGAGAACTCCGAACGCGAATAGTTGGTCCCCACCAGCAGCTTGTGCTCGCGGCCGAACAGGCTGAACGGGCCGTCGGCGTACAGGTCCACTTCGTCCTGTTTTTCGCGGTAGTCGAACATGATCGAGTTCATCGACACCAGGTTGTCGGCCGGGTCGATCCCCCCGCCGTTGCGCGCGTAGGCCTGGGTCAGGTCGTAGTTGTTGTCGGCATGGCGCACCGACAGCTTGGTCTTCCAGCCGCCACCAAGCTGGTGCTCGAGTTCGGTGAACACCGAGGTGCTCCAGAAATAGTCGCGGTTCCAGTTGGCCCCGTAGAAGTTCTTGCGCGACACATCCGGCAGCGACATGGCCGCTTCGCCGGCGCTGTTGGTGTAGCGGAACGCCGGCAACGAGCGTTGGGCGCCACGGATGTCGGTGTTCTGGTTGCTGGCACCGAGGGTCCAGACCGTGTCCGGGGTCAGGTCGATATCGACGATGCCGTAGGCCTGGTTGGTCTCGCGCTTGCCGCTGCCGTCGTAGGGGAATGCCGTCTTGTTCTCGCTGAGCACCAGGCGCCCGCGGATGTTGCCGGTTTCGGTCAGCGGGCCGGTGACATCGATCATGCCGCGGTAGGCATCCCAGGAGCCGGCGCTGATTTCGGCCGATACCGCTGGGTCGGCCATCGGCCGCTTACGCACCAGGTTGATGCTGCCGCCGGGGCCACCCGCGCCGGTCAGGCTGCCGGCCGGCCCCTTGAGCACTTCGACGCGGTCATACATGGTCAGGTCCGGGGACAGGAAGATCCGGTTGTCCATGGTGGTCGGCGTGCCGTCCAACTGCAGCGAGGTGATCTCGAAGCCACGGGCGAAGAAGCTCAGGCGGCTGGCGTCAATGCGCTGCACGGTCACACCACCGACTTTGCCCAAGGCATCTTCGAGGGTATAGAGGTTCTGCTTCTGGATGCGTTCCTGGCCGATCACGTTGATGGTCTGCGGCACTTCCTTCAGGCGCAGCGGTACCTTGGTGCCCACTGACACCGTCGGTGCTTCGGTCTGCATGCCGACGATGGTCTGCTCCGGCAAGGTGATCGAAGACGGTGGCAGCTGCTCCTCGGTGCTTTCCTCGGCCCAGGCCATTGGCGCAAGCAGCACACTGCTGCTCACCAGCGGGGCCAGCAGCCAGCTCCCCGTCTTGCTCGGCTGGCGGCCCTTTTCAACTTGACACATACCGCGAACTCCTATGCGTGGCCGTTTGGGGCCATTGTTTTTATGTGGTGTGAGGTGTTTTGCGTCGGCTACACCGACGCGGGCAGAACGGGAGAAGCACCGGGCGCCGTGCTGATCGCGCCATGCTCGTAGGGATAGAGCTGGCCGCCGTCGCACTTGAGCACCCGGTCGGCAACCGAGAAATAGTGGTCGTCGTGGCTGATGGCGATGATGGTCTTGCCCTGGGCCTTGAGCTCGGGCAGCAGCTCGCGGTAGAAGAACGCGCGGAAGCCCGGGTCCTGGTCGGCGGCCCACTCGTCGAGCAACAGGATCGGCCGCTCCTCGACCAGTGCCACCAGCAGCGCCAGGCGCTTGCGCTGGCCTTGCGACAAGCGGGTGGTAGACAACCCGCCCTGCGCATCGATGGTGACCTTGCGCTGCATGCGCAGGCGCTCCAACCAGGCCTGGGCCAACTGCGGGTCGAAGTCGCCCTGCGGGCCGACCAGGCGTTCGAACAGGTAGAAGCTGGAGAACACCGTGGAGAAATGCGTCCGGTACCAGTCGCGCAGTGCCGGGGTGATGGCGACGCCGTGCAGCTTGAGCGCGCCGGCACTGGGTTCGTAGAGGCCGGTGAGCAGCTTGGCCAGGGTCGACTTGCCGCTGCCGTTGCCGCCGACGATGAACAGGATTTCGCCCTTGGCGACGCTGAGGTTCACCGGCCCCAGGCGGAAGCCGTAGTCATCGCCCTGCGGCGGGTAGTCATAGCTCAGCGCCTGCAGTTCGAGCAGCGGTTGGCTGGGGTCGGGCTGGCCGCTGTCGGCCATCAACCCGCTGCGCTCGTCGGCGAAGGCCAGGGTGTGGATCTTGGCCAGCGACACATTGCCCGCCACCAGCGTCGGCAGGCTGCCGATCAGGTCGTTGAGCGGCATGCGCAGGAACATCAGCACCAGCACGAAGGCGGCGATCACGCCATTGCCCACCCCCAGCCAGGCACCAGCGGCGAACAGCCCGCCGGCCAGGGCGAGGATCAGCGCCACGGTCCAGTTCAGGCTCAAGGTCCAGTAGCGGTCGGCATGGACCTCGTTACGCCGCGCATATTCGGCAGCCGGCTGCAGGTCGAGGGCATAGAAGCGCTCCTTGCGCCGGGCATTGAGGGCCAGTTCGAAACGCCCTTCGATGGCGCCCTGGTAGGCGGCATACAGGCGATCGTCGGTTTCCCGCACGCGCAGCATCAACTGGCGCATGCGGGCGAACCAGCCGTGCGCCAGCCAGGTACCCAGGCCCAGGCCGACCACGCAGAGCAGCAGCAACTGCCAGGACAGCCAGGCCATGTACAGGCAGCCACCGAGCATCAGCAGCAGGTTGTAGAACACGAACGGCATGCGGTTGAAGGCCTGGCCGATGCTGACGATGTCCTTGCTCAAAGTCGCATAGAGGCTGGCTTCACCGATCTTTTCCAGTTGTTCGATGGAGGTGTCGAGCAGGCGCTTGACCATCTGCAGGCGCAGTTCGTAGACCACCCGGTGGCCCAGTGCCGTCAGCAGCGCCTGGGCGCCGAAACCGAAGCCGAACAGCACGACCAGCAGGCCGACGAACATCGCCCCCAGGGCCGGGGTCATGCTGACGCTGCCGGCGATCAAGCGGTTGATCTCGTTGATCAGGCCGATGCCGGCGGCCGCGCTGACCAGGCTGGCCAGCAGGCCCAGGCCGAGCAGGCCACGGTGACGCTTGAGCAGGGATAGAAACAAAGGCATGCGAAATCCTCGGGGTGGCCTGTTAAGCGGCGCAAATGGCTTACTCGAAGGCGAGCAACAGTTTTTCGATCTCGGCCAGCTCATCGACGACCGGCGTGCTGCAGGCCTGCTCGATCAACCCTGCCATGTCGGCCAGCACCGGGTTGGCGAACAACTGCGCCAGGGCGATTTCGCAGGCGAACTGCTGGCGGATCCGCGCCTGGATCCGCACCAGTTGCAGCGACTGCGCGCCCAGGCGGAACAGCTCGGCACGCGGGGCGATCGGCCAGACGCCCAGCACCTCGCGCCAGATCTGCGCCAGCCCTTCTTGCCACGGGCCGGCCAGGGGCGCCTCGTCGCAGGCAGCGGCGGCGTCCCACTGCGGCTCGGGCAGCGCCTTGCGGTCGACCTTGCCATTGGCGTTCAGCGGCAGACGCTGCAGCACCACGAACGCGCTCGGTACCATGTAGGCCGGCAGTTGCAGGCGCAGGCGCTGCTGTGCCGCGAGGCTGTCGAAGGTGCCGGCACCCAGGCACAGGTAGGCCACCAGCAAGTCCTGGCCGGCCGCCGCCTGACGCAGCGCGACCACGGCCTGGGTGACCCCAGGCAAGGCTGCCAGTGCGCTTTCGATCTCGCCCAGTTCGATACGGAAACCGCGCAGCTTGACCTGGAAGTCGCTGCGCCCGAGGAACTCCAGGCTGCCATCGGCGCGGTAGCGTGCACGGTCACCGGTGCGGTACAGCCGGCTGCCGGCCTGCGCCCCTGGCGCCGAGGCCTGGGCAAACGGGTTGGGCACGAAGGCGGCAGCGGTCAGTTCCGGGCGATCGGCATAACCACGGGCCACGCCAGCGCCACCGATGTACAGGTCGCCCGCCACGCCCACCGGCAGCGGTTCGAGGTAGTCATCGAGCACATACAGGCGGTTGTTGGCCAGCGGTCGGCCAATTGGCAATACCGCGCTGGTCACCTGCTCGACCGCGTGCGCCGCCGACCACACCGTGGTTTCGGTCGGGCCGTAGACGTTCAGCAGCTGCACCTTGCGCGCCAGCAGGCGCTCGGCCAGCTCGGCCTTGAGCGCCTCGCCACCGCACAGCAGGCGCAGGCCGGCCCAGGCCGGCGAGTCGTGTTCGACCAGCATCTGCCAGGTGGCGGGCGTGGCCTGCATCACGCTGATGCCATGGCGCGCCATCAACCCCAGCAATGCCGCCGGGTCCTGACTGTCGGCGCGGCTTGCCAGCACCACGGTGGCGCCGTGGACCAGTGGCAGGAACAGCTCCAGGCCGGCGATATCGAAGCCCAGGGTGGTCACCGCCAGCAGCCGGTCGGCGGCGCTCAGCTGCACACGGGCCTGGATGCCATGGAGGAAATTGACGAACGCCTCGCGCTCGATGTCGACGCCCTTGGGGCGCCCGGTGGAGCCCGAGGTATACAAGGTGTAGGCCAGCTGGCGCGGGTGCACCGGCAGGCCGAGGGGGCTCTGCGGCAGTTGGCTCAGGGCGTCGTCCAGGGTTTCCAGCAGCACCACCCGGCCGGCATTGCCGAGCACCTGCTGCAGGTTGGCGCGGGTCAGCACCAGCCGTGGCCGGGCCTGGCCGAGGATATCGCTGTTGCGCGCAGCCGGTTGCCCGGGGTCGATCGCCAGGTAGGCGCCACCCGCCTTGTGCACGGCCAGCAGCGCTACCAGCAGCTCGGCTTCGCGCTCCAGGCAGATGCCTACCCGCTCGTCGCAAGCCACGCCATTGGCCCGCAGCCAATGGGCCAGGCGGTTGGCACGGGCGTCGAGCTCAGCGTAGCTCAGGGCCTCCCCGCCACAGATCAGGGCGCAGCGCTGCGGCGCGGCCAGCACCTGGCGCTCGAACAGCGCGAGCATGTCCTGCCCTGGCTGCAAGGCCAGTTCGCTGGCGTTCCAGCGCTGCAACTGGTGCTGGCGCTGCGCCGGTGCCAGCAGCGGCAGTTGCCACACGGGCGTGTCGGGCTGGCCCATCAAGCCATCGAGCAGCAGGCCGTAACTGCTGGCGAAGCGCTCGATGGTGGCCGGGGCGAACAGCTCCAGGCTGTATTCCAGTTCGCAGAAGATCCCGTCAGGGCGCACCGCGACATCCAGCGTGAGGTCGAACTTGGCGCTGTCCTGGGCGGGCAGGACGCGCACGATGTGCAAGCCGGGCAGGCTGAAATTGACCGCTGCCCCGCTGCTGAGGTTGAACATGGCCTGGAACACCGGGGTACGGCTGACATCGCGCTGCACGTCGAGGTGTTCGAGCAACAGTTCGAACGGTGGTTCGGCGTGTTGCAAGGCATCGAGCGACTCATGGCGCAACCGCTCGCACAGCGCGCGGCCGCTCAGGTGCGGATCGAGATCGACGCGGTAGACCAGGGTATTGACGAAAAAGCCCAGCAAGCCATCGAGTGCTTCGTGATTGCGCCCACCGTGGGGCACGCCCACGGCGAAGCTGGACTGGCCGCTGTAGCGCGCCAGCAGCAGCTGCCAGGCGGCCAGCAGAATCACCAGGGCGCTGCTGCCATTGGCACGGCAGAAGGCCTGGACCTGCTCGGCCTGCGCGGCGGGCAGTTGCCAACGCAGGCGTTGCCCGCGCAGCCCTGGCTGCGCCGGACGAGGATAATCGGTGGGCAGCTCCAGCACCGGCACTTGGGTGCCCAGGTACTGCTTCCAGTAGTCGAGGTCGGCCTGGTATTGCGCGCCGTCCAGGCGTTCACGCTGCCACAGTGCGTAGTCGATGTACTGCACTGGCAGCGCTGGCAGCTGCGGCGTATCGCCACGCAGCGCCTGGGCATAGGCACTGGCCAGGTCGGCCACCAGGATCGGGTTGGACCAGGCATCGCTGACGATATGGTGCATCTTCAGTAACAGCCCGTGGCAGGTTGCGTCGTAGCGGATGAGCTCGACCTTGAGCAAGGGGGCCTGGGACAGGTCGAAGGCGGTGCCGTCCTCGATGCTCAACAAACCCTGCAGATGATCGTGTCGTGCGGCCTCGGCCACGTCCGGGAACGCCCGCTGGTGCAGGACGAATGCGGCCTCGGCCAGCATCTCCTGGCGCGGCTCGCCGTCAATTTCGATGAAGCGCGTACGCAGCACCCCGTGCCGTTCGACCAGTGCGGAGAATGCCTGGCGCAGGGCCGGCACATTCAGCTCGCCGTTGAACAGAAAGGCGCGAGTGAGGTTGTAAGCGGTGGAAAGCGGTGCCAGGCGTTGCAGGAACCACAGGCGCTGCTGGGCGAAAGAGAGCGGTTGCGGCCCCTCATGGGCGCGCCTGCGAAGCGGGTCTGGCTGTGCCTGGGCATCGCTTTGCAACAGGGCAAGCAACTCATCGACATTGTCCATCGGCATTCGAATTCCCTTGTATGAACCGACT is a window from the Pseudomonas anuradhapurensis genome containing:
- a CDS encoding non-ribosomal peptide synthetase, whose product is MPMDNVDELLALLQSDAQAQPDPLRRRAHEGPQPLSFAQQRLWFLQRLAPLSTAYNLTRAFLFNGELNVPALRQAFSALVERHGVLRTRFIEIDGEPRQEMLAEAAFVLHQRAFPDVAEAARHDHLQGLLSIEDGTAFDLSQAPLLKVELIRYDATCHGLLLKMHHIVSDAWSNPILVADLASAYAQALRGDTPQLPALPVQYIDYALWQRERLDGAQYQADLDYWKQYLGTQVPVLELPTDYPRPAQPGLRGQRLRWQLPAAQAEQVQAFCRANGSSALVILLAAWQLLLARYSGQSSFAVGVPHGGRNHEALDGLLGFFVNTLVYRVDLDPHLSGRALCERLRHESLDALQHAEPPFELLLEHLDVQRDVSRTPVFQAMFNLSSGAAVNFSLPGLHIVRVLPAQDSAKFDLTLDVAVRPDGIFCELEYSLELFAPATIERFASSYGLLLDGLMGQPDTPVWQLPLLAPAQRQHQLQRWNASELALQPGQDMLALFERQVLAAPQRCALICGGEALSYAELDARANRLAHWLRANGVACDERVGICLEREAELLVALLAVHKAGGAYLAIDPGQPAARNSDILGQARPRLVLTRANLQQVLGNAGRVVLLETLDDALSQLPQSPLGLPVHPRQLAYTLYTSGSTGRPKGVDIEREAFVNFLHGIQARVQLSAADRLLAVTTLGFDIAGLELFLPLVHGATVVLASRADSQDPAALLGLMARHGISVMQATPATWQMLVEHDSPAWAGLRLLCGGEALKAELAERLLARKVQLLNVYGPTETTVWSAAHAVEQVTSAVLPIGRPLANNRLYVLDDYLEPLPVGVAGDLYIGGAGVARGYADRPELTAAAFVPNPFAQASAPGAQAGSRLYRTGDRARYRADGSLEFLGRSDFQVKLRGFRIELGEIESALAALPGVTQAVVALRQAAAGQDLLVAYLCLGAGTFDSLAAQQRLRLQLPAYMVPSAFVVLQRLPLNANGKVDRKALPEPQWDAAAACDEAPLAGPWQEGLAQIWREVLGVWPIAPRAELFRLGAQSLQLVRIQARIRQQFACEIALAQLFANPVLADMAGLIEQACSTPVVDELAEIEKLLLAFE
- a CDS encoding cyclic peptide export ABC transporter yields the protein MPLFLSLLKRHRGLLGLGLLASLVSAAAGIGLINEINRLIAGSVSMTPALGAMFVGLLVVLFGFGFGAQALLTALGHRVVYELRLQMVKRLLDTSIEQLEKIGEASLYATLSKDIVSIGQAFNRMPFVFYNLLLMLGGCLYMAWLSWQLLLLCVVGLGLGTWLAHGWFARMRQLMLRVRETDDRLYAAYQGAIEGRFELALNARRKERFYALDLQPAAEYARRNEVHADRYWTLSLNWTVALILALAGGLFAAGAWLGVGNGVIAAFVLVLMFLRMPLNDLIGSLPTLVAGNVSLAKIHTLAFADERSGLMADSGQPDPSQPLLELQALSYDYPPQGDDYGFRLGPVNLSVAKGEILFIVGGNGSGKSTLAKLLTGLYEPSAGALKLHGVAITPALRDWYRTHFSTVFSSFYLFERLVGPQGDFDPQLAQAWLERLRMQRKVTIDAQGGLSTTRLSQGQRKRLALLVALVEERPILLLDEWAADQDPGFRAFFYRELLPELKAQGKTIIAISHDDHYFSVADRVLKCDGGQLYPYEHGAISTAPGASPVLPASV
- a CDS encoding TonB-dependent siderophore receptor, which gives rise to MCQVEKGRQPSKTGSWLLAPLVSSSVLLAPMAWAEESTEEQLPPSSITLPEQTIVGMQTEAPTVSVGTKVPLRLKEVPQTINVIGQERIQKQNLYTLEDALGKVGGVTVQRIDASRLSFFARGFEITSLQLDGTPTTMDNRIFLSPDLTMYDRVEVLKGPAGSLTGAGGPGGSINLVRKRPMADPAVSAEISAGSWDAYRGMIDVTGPLTETGNIRGRLVLSENKTAFPYDGSGKRETNQAYGIVDIDLTPDTVWTLGASNQNTDIRGAQRSLPAFRYTNSAGEAAMSLPDVSRKNFYGANWNRDYFWSTSVFTELEHQLGGGWKTKLSVRHADNNYDLTQAYARNGGGIDPADNLVSMNSIMFDYREKQDEVDLYADGPFSLFGREHKLLVGTNYSRSEFSSNGGYYSSYLGDVDLYDPQANFPYPAFPDSDRLPTNVANSRTKAVYGNLRLSLAEPLTLVLGGRVTWLDMHRSQHQPEAGSPSEKSSQSESQKFTPFYGLIYQLNDTYSLYANYAEVFNPQPVSNLDINNNILEPIEGKQHELGIKGEFLDGAVNASLAAFQIEEENRAVPDMNDPSSRAVVAGGKARTRGYELEVSGQMTPDWFLTANFTHTYKRYDSPNEQLQTYLPKNMLRVWTLYKLPGEFEKWSVQGGVSVVSETYNKLNVPSIDMHGTKLQQSGYALYDAGIGYQINENLSADLLGTNLANKKYYQRINTFQDGNIFGDPRAVSFTLRAKF